CCACAATCGTTACGATACGCTGAAAGCCTTCTTTTGTGCCTCGATGAATGGCAGGTAAATATTTTTTCTCCACAACTTCACGGGGAATGCGTTCGAGAATGCGTGGAGTTAGGGATTGCCTCGCGATCGCTGATTGTTGACGGACTAATTGACTAGTTTTGCTTGGCTCAGGTTCTGGCTTTTGCTGATCTTCTAGATCCTGTAAACCATCAACCATGCTTTCCCATTGCAGATCGAGAAAATGGCAAATTTCGATAAATGGAAACCGATCAATGGGTTTGCTATTAAAAAACTTATTTACGGTTGACCATGAGGCAATTCCTGTATTTGCGATCGCTTTTTGAGTAATCCCCTTACGCTTCAAAGCTTGTCTTGCCCTGATCAATCCCTCCGCAGAGACACACAGCGATCGCCCCGTCATGCCAATTACTCCGCTTTTAGTAACTCATATACCGAAGTCATATAACTCATATACACCATATCGGTAACTCATATAGCCATTCTCGACAATAAAAGTCATGACGAAACCCAACACCCAAATCAAACGATATGAAAATTGCCATCGAAGAATTGGCGATCGCTTGGAATCTTGTCCAAAAGGGCAGCCGTTCCGCAGGGATTGATGGGATCACCGTTGATTTATTTGCGGGAATTGCTGCTGAGCAACTTCAAACGATCCAACAACATATCTACCAAGAGCGGTATGTGTTTAGTCCTGCTAAGGGTTTTTATTTACCTAAAAAAGACGGTGGTCAAAGGCTAGTCGGCATTCCTACAGTGCGCGATCGCGTAGTCCAACGCTTTATGTTGCAAAGGGCTTATCCCAAGCTCGATCGCGCCATTAGCAAAGCTGCCTTTGCCTATCGTCCTAGTTACGGAACTCTAGATGCGATCGAACGAGTGGCGGAAGCCTATCACCATCAACCTGCATGGGTAGTCAAAGCTGATATCCAAAGCTTTTTCGATAACCTTTCTTGGACGTTACTTTGCGATCGCATTGAGAAGCTCAAACTTGCTGCGATGTTGCATCACCTAATGATCCAGCAACTCAAGGCAGGAATTGTGATTAATGGCTACTTTACCCGTCCTAATAAAGGGATTTTACAAGGTGGCATTCTCTCTGGCGCACTAGCAAATCTCTACCTCAGTCAGTTTGATCGCCAATGTTTGAATGCTGGCATCAATCTCGTGCGCTATGGCGATGACTGTCTAGCGGTCTGCCACAGTCCCATACAGGCAAATCGCACGATTTCACTGATGGCGGAATGGTTAGAAGCCATTTACTTACGCCTTCATCCAGAGAAAACCCATATTTTTGCGCCCGATCAGGAGTTTACGTTTTTGGGCTATCGCTTTTGTGGCGGTGAAATCTATCCCCCCGAACGCAAGACCTCCACCGAGGCTAAGCCCAAACCATCACCGCAGCCAAGTGCTGTCCGTCCGCTCATCTGTGGCATCGTCAAGGGCGATCGCCAATCTAGCAGTAAATCTCATCAAGAATATTGGAAAGAAGGTATGTCTACACTCTATGTCAGCGATCAAGGTGCTTATCTCAAAGTGCAACAGCAACAGTTTCAAGTCTTTCACCAGCAGCAATTGCGCTGTAATGTGCCGATTAATCGGGTCAGTCATGTGGTTTTGTTTGGTAGCTGCACGATGTCTCATGGTGCTGTGAGTTTGGCTTTGCAACATCGGATTCCTGTGATGTATTTGTCTAGCAATGGGCGCTATTTTGGAAGATTGCAAACCGCAAATCAGGCAAAAGTTGAGTATCTATCCCAACAGGTTTTGCATTCCCATGATCCTGTTTTTGTACTCACTCAGGCAAAAAGTATTGTGGCAGGCAAAATCCATAATTCACGGATTGTCTTACAGCGTCTCAATCGCAAACGCAAGACAGAGATGGCAACCCATGCCATTAGTGAATTGGCGGAGTCAATCCAAAGTATCCCGACTATTGAATCCGTGGAATCTTTGCTTGGGGTTGAAGGTCATGCGGCAAATTTGTACTTTCAAGCTTTTGCTTCTCTGCTCAATGGCAAGTTTGAATTTGAAAAGCGAACTCGCCGCCCACCCACCGATCCAATTAACAGTCTCTTGAGTTTGGGCTATACCCTGCTTTCCCAAAATGTACACTCGATGATTGAAGCGATCGGTTTGCATACGCACTTTGGTAATTTGCATACGCCACGCCCCAACTTACCTGCCTTGGTTTGTGACTTGATGGAGGAGTTTCGCGCTCCTGTAGTTGATTCATTTGTGGCTTATTTGATCAATTCCAATATCTTCTCCCCAGAAGATTTTACGCCTCCCGATGCGCGAGGTGGTGTGTATCTCCATCCCGATGGACTGAAGCGTTTCTTGAAGCATTGGGAAGAGAAACTGGCGACAGAGGTTGTGCATTTGCATACGGGCTATAAGGTCAGTTATCGCCGTTGTATGGAGTTACAGGTTTGGGAATATGTTGCTTGCCTGATTGGTGAGCAAGCAGTATACCGTCCGATGAAGTGGGATAAATAGGATGTTTTATCTAGTTTGCTACGACATCGTTAACGATCGCCGTCGTACTAAAGTCTCAAACTTTTTGCAGGGGTATGGACTGAGGGTACAGAAGTCGGTATTTGAGTGTGTGCTGTCTCCCGATCAGTACAAAACGGTACAGAAACGTGTTCAGAAGCTGATTAAGGCGCAAGAAGACCAGATTCGGTTTTATCCCATGTCCCCACGACATCGACAGTTAGTAAAGATTGTGGGGATGCAACCTGATTTTCAGGTTGATGATGTGGCTTTTATTGTCTGAAAAAGAGATCCCCCCAGCCCCCCCCCAGCCCCCCTTAGAAAGGGGGGGAAATCTTCTTCTTCCCCCTTTTTAAGGGGGATTGAGGGGGATCTAAAACAATTCTTAATCGTTTCTAATCGAAAACTAAATTTAACAATATGAGGTGGTTATGTCACGGGACTTTATTACTAAGTATCAGGAATTGCGGGTATATCAATTGGCGTTTGAGGCGGCGATGTCTCTGCGTGAATTGGAATATGAGTTACCTGAACGTGAGAAAACTTTGCTGGCTGAACCGATGTTGCTTGCCGCAAGGTTAGTTTTTATTCATGTGGCGGCGGCTTGGCACAAACGCTATGCTTATCGCGCTTTTATTACTGGTATCAGTGATGCGGCATCTCATGCGGCTAAAGCTCAGTCATGGATTGAGTTTGCTGTGACCTGTGGCTATTTCGATGCGGAAAAAGGGCAGGAGATCTATCGTCAATATGATGAGATTATTACGGCTCTAGGGCGGATGTCTGAGAATGCCAGTGCGTGGCTGGTGCGAGGTAAATAGTGATGTTGCAGCGCTCTCAGTTAAAAATAGCGATCGTGGGTGGGCATCCCAGTATTTATCGCGAGGTCAGCCATGCTTTGCGGAAAGGTTACGGTTTATGTGATTGGGTTGAGTTGCCTTCGTTTAGTAAGCTCGGCATTGGAGGCAGCAAAATCAAGGCAAAGATCCTCTACTGCGATCTCATTTTTATCCTGACGGGCTATATGCGTCATGGTCAAACTGATGCAGTTGCGGCGTTAAAGCGATCAGGGGCGATTTCAGGTAAGGTGATTTTGCTTTGCTGTCGGGGCAAAACTGGTGTGATGCGGGCTATTTTGCATCATGTTGACGTTTTGTGTGAGGTGGCATAGACTATATCTCATAGACCCAGTTCTAGGGGTCAGCCAGTACCTTGAAAACCGCATAACTTCGTCAACCCCAAGAACTCGCTCTCCCAGTAAGGGTTTGAGCCTGTTTTGAAAGATCCTTATTGATAGCTATTCTCAATAACTTGACAATTTTCTTACCCCCAAGAATTTTCGTGTTGTCAAATGCGCTCTAGGTAAGCCCTCCAGAAGCCGAGGGTTTCAATTTTTTTACCCCGCAAGGGGACGGAAACTATCATCGACGACTACTGTATCAGCTTTTACAGGCGTTTCAATTTTTTTACCCCGCAAGGGGACGGAAACTGCTGTGCTTGTCCGTTAAGGCTACTGTGTTTCAATTTTTTTACCCCGCAAGGGGACGGAAACCAACACAAGATTGCGAAGATTTTTCCATATTTATTATGGTTTCAATTTTTTTACCCCGCAAGGGGACGGAAACGGATGAGTATGGGAACGCAGACACAGACACAGGTTTCAATTTTTTTACCCCGCAAGGGGACGGAAACATTGAACGTAAAGAAAATTGACTACCATGCTAAAGTTTCAATTTTTTTACCCCGCAAGGGGACGGAAACTTTGTGAGATTTTGAAAACAGAATAAGAAAAAAGTTTCAATTTTTTTACCCCGCAAGGGGACGGAAACCATTGCCTTGAAGATCAACAGTCACGGTCATGTGTTTCAATTTTTTTACCCCGCAAGGGGACGGAAACGTAATTGAAAAAAGTTAAACCTTTCTCATCGAGTTTCAATTTTTTTACCCCGCAAGGGGACGGAAACCATAGGATGATACAGAAGCAATCAAGATTAACAAGTTTCAATTTTTTTACCCCGCAAGGGGACGGAAACTGAAGATAGCAACTAAATTTAAGTGTTTTAAGAAAAAAGTTTCAATTTTTTTACCCCGCAAGGGGACGGAAACTTTGATGAAGTTCCAATTCCAGGTTGCAAACGGTTTCAATTTTTTTACCCCGCAAGGGGACGGAAACTTACCAGTTACGGTGTAGATACATCCTGCCTTTCGTTTCAATTTTTTTACCCCGCAAGGGGACGGAAACTCTCGCCACTTAGTATTTAAATCATTAAGATCAACAGTTTCAATTTTTTTACCCCGCAAGGGGACGGAAACATTGGTTACCCTCATAAGGTAAGGTCAATACACGATAGTTTCAATTTTTTTACCCCGCAAGGGGACGGAAACAATACGATCATTGCTGATTTATCGTATAAAGAAGTTTCAATTTTTTTACCCCGCAAGGGGACGGAAACAATCACTGTCTTTGACAGGGGAGTACGGAAAAGCTAGTTTCAATTTTTTTACCCCGCAAGGGGACGGAAACGTAAGGGAAAGACGGAAGAAAGAAGATTGGGCACTGGTCAGTTAAGGCGTGAGGGAAGTAAAGCCGCGTAATGACAGCAACTCCAGCATAGAAATCGGTCGATGATATAGCCCGATCGCCATAACTGGAGTCTTGTTCTTGCCTAAGCCCCCGTGAGGTCTTACCCAGTTGTGTACCAATCTTTGCACAGTGACTGCGCGTTGTAATCCTTCAGTATTCTTTGCATATAGGTTTTGTCTGCGGCGATAAGCGCTACATCTCCTTCTCAATGCACTGTTGTTTGCTTCATTGTGATTAGCATGAACGTCACTCCTGTCGCTAATCGCGGTATAAGGATGCTCAGGTTTTACCCATTCGACTCGACGATTGCCCTGTGAGCCTTTGATTTTGATCGCCACTTCTAATCCATATCGCCATACTTTCCGATGTCCATACTCACGGCTTACTTCGGTGGATTTGAGGTACACACTTGCCATTTGCCAAAGTTGTTGGGCATATCTCCTTTCACCATCGCTAAACCATCGGATGTATTGAATTGCCTTTGACCATTGCCATGCTGTTTTTGTTGCTTTCTCAAATAGTTCGGTGGTTTTCTTGCCTGCCTTTGCTTCAATCCAATAGCGACTGTTGCGTTCGATAAATACTACTGTCCACCCTTTTGATTCACTGGGGGGGAAGGTTCTCGCTTACGCGAGTATAAATTTCATCTCCTTCAATAGTCACTTCTCCTCCTGCTGGGGCTTCTGGACTCCATTGCTGTGCTTGATTTGCCAGTTTTTGCTCCCATCTCATGATGCTGGTGTGCGATTTCTCTAGCACTCTCCCACTTGCTCTGATTCCCATCCCCTCTGTCCTCATTTTCAGCGCATAGGACACGATACTTGCTGGGGTTCTTAGCCTTGACATCGCTGTTCCTGTCCGTTCGTTGAATCTTTTGCCACATCCTTTGCATAAATAATTCTGGATCGCTTTGCCGTCTTGGTGGTAATCCTTGCCATTCTTGACTACCTTTTCGCTTTGGCAGTGGGGACATTTCATGATTTACTCCTTGGCTCTACATCTTTATTTTAACCCTCACTCCTTCACTGACCAGTGCCGAAGATTGAAGAGGGAAAGAAGACCAAGAGATGAAAATACTAGTAACAAAGAACGAAATGAGAAATAATAATTTACCAAAAACTTTAATCTAAATTCGATCTTCAGTCTTCAATCTTCTGCCT
This Pseudanabaena galeata CCNP1313 DNA region includes the following protein-coding sequences:
- the cas1 gene encoding CRISPR-associated endonuclease Cas1, translated to MKIAIEELAIAWNLVQKGSRSAGIDGITVDLFAGIAAEQLQTIQQHIYQERYVFSPAKGFYLPKKDGGQRLVGIPTVRDRVVQRFMLQRAYPKLDRAISKAAFAYRPSYGTLDAIERVAEAYHHQPAWVVKADIQSFFDNLSWTLLCDRIEKLKLAAMLHHLMIQQLKAGIVINGYFTRPNKGILQGGILSGALANLYLSQFDRQCLNAGINLVRYGDDCLAVCHSPIQANRTISLMAEWLEAIYLRLHPEKTHIFAPDQEFTFLGYRFCGGEIYPPERKTSTEAKPKPSPQPSAVRPLICGIVKGDRQSSSKSHQEYWKEGMSTLYVSDQGAYLKVQQQQFQVFHQQQLRCNVPINRVSHVVLFGSCTMSHGAVSLALQHRIPVMYLSSNGRYFGRLQTANQAKVEYLSQQVLHSHDPVFVLTQAKSIVAGKIHNSRIVLQRLNRKRKTEMATHAISELAESIQSIPTIESVESLLGVEGHAANLYFQAFASLLNGKFEFEKRTRRPPTDPINSLLSLGYTLLSQNVHSMIEAIGLHTHFGNLHTPRPNLPALVCDLMEEFRAPVVDSFVAYLINSNIFSPEDFTPPDARGGVYLHPDGLKRFLKHWEEKLATEVVHLHTGYKVSYRRCMELQVWEYVACLIGEQAVYRPMKWDK
- the cas2 gene encoding CRISPR-associated endonuclease Cas2 translates to MFYLVCYDIVNDRRRTKVSNFLQGYGLRVQKSVFECVLSPDQYKTVQKRVQKLIKAQEDQIRFYPMSPRHRQLVKIVGMQPDFQVDDVAFIV
- a CDS encoding four helix bundle protein; its protein translation is MSRDFITKYQELRVYQLAFEAAMSLRELEYELPEREKTLLAEPMLLAARLVFIHVAAAWHKRYAYRAFITGISDAASHAAKAQSWIEFAVTCGYFDAEKGQEIYRQYDEIITALGRMSENASAWLVRGK
- a CDS encoding IS1/IS1595 family N-terminal zinc-binding domain-containing protein (programmed frameshift); this translates as MKCPHCQSEKVVKNGKDYHQDGKAIQNYLCKGCGKRFNERTGTAMSRLRTPASIVSYALKMRTEGMGIRASGRVLEKSHTSIMRWEQKLANQAQQWSPEAPAGGEVTIEGDEIYTRVSENLPPQESKGWTVVFIERNSRYWIEAKAGKKTTELFEKATKTAWQWSKAIQYIRWFSDGERRYAQQLWQMASVYLKSTEVSREYGHRKVWRYGLEVAIKIKGSQGNRRVEWVKPEHPYTAISDRSDVHANHNEANNSALRRRCSAYRRRQNLYAKNTEGLQRAVTVQRLVHNWVRPHGGLGKNKTPVMAIGLYHRPISMLELLSLRGFTSLTP